A part of Gossypium hirsutum isolate 1008001.06 chromosome A07, Gossypium_hirsutum_v2.1, whole genome shotgun sequence genomic DNA contains:
- the LOC107938025 gene encoding calnexin homolog: MGRFALLLLLAFASFQALCFAADDDTVFYDSFDEPFDGRWIVSDKDDYKGVWKHSKSEGHDDYGLLVSEKARKYAIVKELNEPVSLKDGSTVLQFETRFQNGLECGGAYLKYLRPQEAGWKAKEFDNESPYSIMFGPDKCGATNKVHFILKHKNPKSGEYVEHHLKYPPSVPSDKLTHVYTAILKPDNEVRILIDGEEKKKANFLSADDFEPPLIPAKTIPDPDDKKPEDWDERAKIPDPNAVKPDDWDEDAPMEIEDEEAVKPEGWLDDEPEEIDDPEATKPEDWDDEEDGEWEAPKIDNPKCETAPGCGEWKRPMKMNPAYKGKWSAPLIDNPNYKGIWKPQEIPNPDYFELDKPDFEPIAAVGIEIWTMQDGILFDNILIAKNDKVAESYRETTWKPKFEVEKEKQKAEDESTDSDGFSAVQKKVFDVLYKVADIPFLSEYKLQILDLIEKAEKQPNITIGVIVSILVIMVTVLFRLLFGGKKQPKVEKKPEVAETSNNQSTSGEKAEEEEEEEEKEGTAAAPRRRRRDT; encoded by the exons ATGGGGCGTTTTGCTCTTCTCCTTTTACTAGCTTTCGCTTCATTTCAAGCCCTTTGCTTCGCCGCTGATGATGATACG GTCTTTTATGACTCATTTGATGAGCCTTTTGACGGACGATGGATCGTGTCCGATAAAGATGATTACAAAG GTGTATGGAAACATTCGAAGAGCGAAGGACATGATGACTACGGGCTTCTTGTGAGCGAGAAGGCACGGAAGTATGCGATAGTGAAGGAGCTCAATGAGCCTGTGAGTCTCAAGGATGGAAGCACTGTGCTTCAGTTTGAGACTCGCTTTCAGAATGGGCTTGAATGTGGTGGTGCATATTTGAAATACCTTCGTCCTCAAGAGGCTGGATGGaaggctaaggaatttgacaatGAATCCCCTTACTCTATCATGTTTGGACCTGACAAATGTGGAGCCACAAACAAGGTTCACTTCATCTTGAAGCATAAGAATCCTAAAAGTGGGGAATATGTCGAACATCATCTTAAATATCCACCCTCTGTCCCATCTGACAAGCTTACTCATGTGTACACTGCGATCTTGAAGCCTGACAATGAGGTTAGAATTCTGATTGatggagaagagaaaaagaaggctAACTTCCTCTCAGCTGATGATTTTGAGCCACCACTTATCCCTGCTAAGACGATTCCTGATCCAGACGATAAGAAACCTGAGGACTGGGATGAGAGAGCCAAAATTCCAGACCCAAATGCTGTAAAGCCGGATGATTGGGATGAGGATGCTCCCATGGAAATTGAAGATGAGGAGGCTGTGAAACCAGAAGGATGGTTAGATGATGAGCCTGAGGAGATAGATGATCCTGAGGCAACCAAGCCAGAAGATTGGGATGATGAAGAGGATGGTGAGTGGGAAGCCCCCAAAATTGATAACCCGAAGTGTGAGACAGCCCCTGGTTGTGGTGAATGGAAGAGGCCAATGAAGATGAATCCAGCTTACAAGGGAAAATGGTCTGCTCCACTAATTGATAACCCCAATTACAAGGGTATTTGGAAGCCTCAAGAGATTCCAAACCCCGACTACTTTGAGCTTGATAAGCCTGACTTTGAGCCTATTGCTGCTGTTGGTATTGAGATTTGGACAATGCAAGATGGCATATTGTTTGACAATATTTTGATTGCCAAAAATGACAAGGTTGCTGAGTCATACAGGGAGACCACATGGAAGCCTAAGTTTGAGGTTGAGAAAGAAAAACAGAAGGCTGAGGATGAGTCCACTGATTCAGATGGATTTTCAGCCGTCCAG AAGAAGGTCTTTGATGTCCTTTACAAGGTTGCTGATATTCCTTTCTTAAGTGAATACAAGCTTCAAATCCTT GATCTCATTGAGAAGGCTGAGAAACAGCCAAACATCACCATTGGTGTCATCGTCTCCATTTTGGTGATTATGGTCACAGTTCTCTTCAGACTTCTTTTCGGTGGCAAGAAGCAA CCAAAAGTAGAGAAGAAACCGGAGGTTGCTGAGACATCAAACAATCAATCAACCAGTGGAGAAAAggctgaagaagaagaagaagaagaagagaaagaaggaACCGCTGCTGCTCCTCGCAGGAGGAGGCGTGACACTTAA